The proteins below come from a single Drosophila teissieri strain GT53w chromosome 3L, Prin_Dtei_1.1, whole genome shotgun sequence genomic window:
- the LOC122617327 gene encoding cuticle protein 38-like yields the protein MFLRKDPQRIKLIKLIYSQAVVVLALVACAAAKPGLLGAPLAYTAPLAYSAPLAYTAPAAVVAAPAPVVTATSSQVIARNFNGIAAAPVIAPVAAAVVSKYAAAPLAAPLAAPLAYSSPLAYSAPLAYNSPLAYKALPAAAPVLL from the coding sequence ATGTTCTTGAGAAAGGACCCTCAAAGGATTAAACTAATCAAGCTGATTTATTCACAGGCCGTCGTCGTCCTCGCACTCGTTGCCTGTGCTGCTGCCAAGCCTGGACTCCTGGGTGCGCCATTGGCCTACACTGCTCCCCTGGCCTACTCTGCTCCCCTGGCTTacactgctcctgctgccgtgGTagctgctcccgctccagtTGTGACCGCCACCAGCAGCCAGGTGATCGCCAGGAACTTCAATGGAATCGCCGCCGCTCCTGTCATTGCTcctgtggctgctgcagtgGTGTCCAAGTACGCTGCTGCTCCCCTGGCAGCTCCGTTGGCTGCTCCTTTGGCCTATTCTTCTCCGTTGGCCTATTCCGCTCCTCTAGCTTACAATTCTCCACTGGCATATAAAGCGCTTCCGGCTGCCGCTCCAGTTCTCTTATAA
- the LOC122617326 gene encoding cuticle protein 63-like, whose product MRWPEVTDAVPIRRINSGMECVERHQTSSSFRSESTRSIIKMFKSAVVFLAIVACASAKPGLLGAPLAYTTPLAYSAPVAYTAPAAVVAAPAPVVTATSSQVFARNYNGIAAAPVIAPVVAKYAAAPLAYSSPLAYSAPLSYAAAPAPLLI is encoded by the exons ATGCGATGGCCTGAGGTCACAGACGCAGTCCCGATTCGGCGTATAAATAGTGGTATGGAATGTGTTGAACGGCATCAGACAAGTTCAAGTTTTCGTTCCGAAAGCACCAGATCAATAATCAAAATGTTCAAATCC GCTGTTGTGTTCCTGGCCATCGTTGCCTGCGCATCTGCCAAGCCTGGACTCCTGGGTGCACCTTTGGCCTACACTACTCCCCTGGCTTACTCTGCTCCCGTGGCTTacactgctcctgctgccgtagtagctgctcctgctccagttgTGACCGCCACCAGTAGCCAGGTTTTCGCCAGGAACTACAATGGCATCGCCGCTGCTCCGGTGATTGCTCCCGTGGTGGCCAAGTACGCGGCTGCTCCCTTGGCCTACTCCTCGCCTTTGGCCTACTCTGCACCTTTGAGCTACGCCGCTGCTCCTGCACCACTTCTCATTTAA
- the LOC122617323 gene encoding uncharacterized protein LOC122617323 isoform X1, with the protein MRWPEVTDAVPIRRINSGMECVERHQTSSSFRSESTRSIIKMFKSAVVFLAIVACASAKPGLLGAPLAYTAPLAYSAPVAYTAPGAVVAAPAPVVTATSSQVFARNYNGIATAPLIAPVVTKSVAAPLAAPLAAPLAYSAPLSYAAAPAPVLI; encoded by the exons ATGCGATGGCCTGAGGTCACAGACGCAGTCCCGATTCGGCGTATAAATAGTGGTATGGAATGTGTTGAACGGCATCAGACAAGTTCAAGTTTTCGTTCCGAAAGCACCAGATCAATAATCAAAATGTTCAAATCC GCTGTTGTGTTCCTGGCCATCGTTGCCTGCGCATCTGCCAAGCCTGGACTCCTGGGTGCACCTTTGGCCTACACTGCTCCCCTGGCTTACTCTGCTCCCGTGGCTTACACTGCTCCTGGTGCCGTAgtagctgctcctgctccagttgTGACCGCCACCAGTAGCCAGGTTTTCGCCAGGAACTACAATGGCATCGCCACTGCTCCGCTGATTGCTCCCGTGGTGACCAAGTCCGTGGCTGCTCCTCTAGCTGCTCCTCTGGCTGCTCCCTTGGCCTACTCCGCACCTCTGAGCTACGCCGCTGCTCCTGCACCAGTTCTCATCTAA
- the LOC122617323 gene encoding cuticle protein 38-like isoform X2, giving the protein MFLRKDPQRIKLIKLIYSQAVVVLALVACAAAKPGLLGAPLAYTAPLAYTAPAAVVAAPAPVVTATSSQVIARNFNGIAAAPVIAPVAASVVAKYAAAPLAAPVVTKSVAAPLAAPLAAPLAYSAPLSYAAAPAPVLI; this is encoded by the exons ATGTTCTTGAGAAAGGACCCTCAAAGGATTAAACTAATCAAGCTGATTTATTCACAGGCCGTCGTCGTCCTCGCACTCGTTGCCTGTGCTGCTGCCAAGCCTGGACTCCTGGGTGCGCCATTGGCCTACACTGCTCCCCTGGCTTacactgctcctgctgccgtgGTagctgctcccgctccagtTGTGACCGCCACCAGCAGCCAGGTGATCGCCAGGAACTTCAATGGAATCGCCGCCGCTCCTGTGATTGCTCCCGTGGCTGCTTCCGTGGTGGCCAAGTACGCGGCTGCTCCTTTGGC TGCTCCCGTGGTGACCAAGTCCGTGGCTGCTCCTCTAGCTGCTCCTCTGGCTGCTCCCTTGGCCTACTCCGCACCTCTGAGCTACGCCGCTGCTCCTGCACCAGTTCTCATCTAA
- the LOC122617330 gene encoding cuticle protein 38-like: MFLRKDPQRIKLIKLIYSQAVVVLALVACAAAKPGLLGAPLAYTAPLAYTAPAAVVAAPAPVVTATSSQVIARNFNGIAAAPVIAPVAAPVVAKYAAAPLAAPLAAPLAYPSPLAYSAPLAYNGLPIAPVLV, encoded by the coding sequence ATGTTCTTGAGAAAGGACCCTCAAAGGATTAAACTAATCAAGCTGATTTATTCACAGGCCGTCGTCGTCCTCGCACTCGTTGCCTGTGCTGCTGCCAAGCCTGGACTCCTGGGTGCGCCATTGGCCTACACTGCTCCCCTGGCTTacactgctcctgctgccgtgGTagctgctcccgctccagtTGTGACCGCCACCAGCAGCCAGGTGATCGCCAGGAACTTCAATGGAATCGCCGCCGCTCCTGTCATTGCTCCCGTGGCTGCTCCAGTGGTGGCCAAGtacgctgctgctcctttggcAGCTCCGTTGGCTGCTCCTTTGGCCTATCCTTCTCCGTTGGCCTATTCCGCTCCTCTAGCTTACAACGGTCTCCCTATTGCACCTGTTCTAGTATAA
- the LOC122617328 gene encoding cuticle protein 16.5-like: MECVERHQTSSSFRSESTRSIIKMFKSAVVFLAIVACASAKPGLLGAPLAYTAPLAYSAPVAYTAPGAVVAAPAPVVTATSSQVFARNYNGIATAPLIAPVVTKSVAAPLAAPLAAPLAYSAPLSYAAAPAPVLI; the protein is encoded by the exons ATGGAATGTGTTGAACGGCATCAGACAAGTTCAAGTTTTCGTTCCGAAAGCACCAGATCAATAATCAAAATGTTCAAATCC GCTGTTGTGTTCCTGGCCATCGTTGCCTGCGCATCTGCCAAGCCTGGACTCCTGGGTGCACCTTTGGCCTACACTGCTCCCCTGGCTTACTCTGCTCCCGTGGCTTACACTGCTCCTGGTGCCGTAgtagctgctcctgctccagttgTGACCGCCACCAGTAGCCAGGTTTTCGCCAGGAACTACAATGGCATCGCCACTGCTCCGCTGATTGCTCCCGTGGTGACCAAGTCCGTGGCTGCTCCTCTAGCTGCTCCTCTGGCTGCTCCCTTGGCCTACTCCGCACCTCTGAGCTACGCCGCTGCTCCTGCACCAGTTCTCATCTAA
- the LOC122617329 gene encoding cuticle protein 38-like: MFLRKDPQRIKLIKLIYSQAVVVLALVACAAAKPGLLGAPLAYTAPLAYTAPAAVVAAPAPVVTATSRQVIARNFNGIAAAPVIAPVVAKYAAAPLSAPLATPLAAPLAAPLTYSSPFAYSAPLSYAAAPAPLLI; this comes from the coding sequence ATGTTCTTGAGAAAGGACCCTCAAAGGATTAAACTAATCAAGCTGATTTATTCACAGGCCGTCGTCGTCCTCGCACTCGTTGCCTGTGCTGCTGCCAAGCCTGGACTCCTGGGTGCGCCATTGGCCTACACTGCTCCCCTGGCTTacactgctcctgctgccgtgGTagctgctcccgctccagtTGTGACCGCCACCAGCCGCCAGGTGATCGCCAGGAACTTCAATGGAATCGCCGCCGCTCCTGTGATTGCTCCCGTGGTGGCCAAGtacgctgctgctcctctgtCTGCTCCATTAGCTACTCCTTTGGCTGCTCCTTTGGCTGCTCCCCTGACCTACTCCTCGCCTTTTGCCTACTCAGCACCTCTGAGCTATGCCGCTGCTCCTGCACCGCTCCTCATCTAA
- the LOC122617316 gene encoding polycystin-2, which yields MANRFSNIIFYLTLIIIALCGACLWMFSGFRHEDGKFNMILVAFLAVTLLQILILTPIKFTIMSLDAAFWPAHQAPETADENAKTDTLMDKLRLHLRTLRSELMITERHRNEKVNLKYRLITQELWLTGKLFLVYFLVALAFFDELLYFNTEATHILFQYSHGNTFGLLSVRDVPDIYLFVVTSLVLAFTDGKNTSGGAPWIHAEGTRLLGVVRLRQLRTESNRLGLSLPEFTEREFAESWTLPYERVPYTDKYWPIYTPWLPPGTRDNLILGINHVGHMFNYPESKGYTVLLSDTRHKSLQIIEYLMKKNWVDANTTALFMDFSLYNADANTFTVCTLWVEKFPYQYPEGHMRVESHTFIEQLREFTMFGMLMVFIFAITWVQFTKAFFVKVWYDPRQLKTLWVMVDAMIVILSLVVGVVMAVRDNLVQGMIKKVEIAVVVDFLDFRLPEQLSYIEDVVTGLTVALVTMRLFKVMQFSATFQMFTKTISMAWQALLCTFVITGIFIIAIGIATVTINGNYTSNFRDFPKGIVTVTCFAFGYTNVVYPPDIFYGGEWLGILLYTIMGFVVKYMLINLIVSMMRDQMTSVKTDRDKKVMQRITFWQFLRVEYADSINYIVRVFHCQKGYQRKNRTVSQNIQRKLDYIELMRRKTKIRPIYSEKIYVKPINKELAQMKYRERIERTFALAAILHTQMELIERLMFGDEDGNLPSLGQDEDQVPETKKV from the coding sequence ATGGCGAATAGGTTCAGTAACATAATCTTCTACCTGACCCTGATTATCATAGCCCTCTGTGGGGCCTGCCTCTGGATGTTCTCGGGCTTCCGTCACGAGGATGGCAAGTTCAACATGATTCTGGTGGCGTTCTTGGCAGTTACTCTACTTCAGATCCTGATCCTAACGCCCATCAAGTTCACAATTATGTCCCTGGATGCCGCCTTCTGGCCGGCACATCAAGCCCCGGAGACTGCTGACGAGAATGCCAAGACGGACACGTTGATGGACAAGCTGAGACTGCACCTCCGGACGCTGCGGAGTGAGCTGATGATCACGGAGAGGCATCGAAACGAGAAGGTCAACCTGAAGTATCGCCTGATCACCCAGGAACTCTGGCTCACAGGCAAGTTGTTCCTGGTTTACTTCCTGGTGGCCTTGGCTTTCTTCGACGAGTTGCTGTACTTTAACACCGAGGCCACGCACATCCTCTTCCAGTACAGTCATGGGAATACGTTCGGACTACTAAGTGTGAGGGATGTGCCAGATATCTATTTATTTGTGGTGACCTCCTTGGTGCTGGCCTTCACGGATGGCAAGAACACCAGTGGCGGAGCTCCATGGATCCATGCGGAGGGCACTAGGCTACTGGGCGTGGTGAGGCTAAGGCAGCTGAGGACGGAGAGCAACCGGTTGGGCCTATCGCTTCCCGAGTTCACCGAGCGAGAGTTCGCTGAGAGCTGGACACTGCCCTACGAAAGGGTTCCCTATACGGACAAGTACTGGCCCATCTACACGCCCTGGCTGCCGCCTGGGACTCGGGACAACTTGATTCTGGGCATCAACCACGTGGGGCATATGTTCAACTATCCGGAATCGAAGGGCTACACGGTCCTGCTCTCGGACACCCGCCATAAAAGCTTACAAATTATTGAGTACCTGATGAAAAAGAACTGGGTGGATGCGAATACAACGGCTTTGTTTATGGACTTCAGCTTGTACAACGCGGATGCCAACACCTTCACCGTGTGCACCTTGTGGGTGGAGAAGTTTCCCTATCAATATCCTGAAGGCCACATGAGGGTCGAGAGTCACACGTTTATAGAGCAGCTGAGGGAGTTCACGATGTTCGGAATGTTAATGGTGTTTATCTTTGCCATCACGTGGGTGCAGTTCACCAAGGCGTTCTTCGTGAAGGTCTGGTACGATCCTCGACAGCTGAAGACCCTGTGGGTCATGGTGGATGCAATGATCGTGATACTCAGCCTCGTGGTGGGGGTGGTCATGGCAGTGCGGGATAACTTGGTTCAAGGGATGATCAAGAAAGTTGAAATCGCCGTTGTGGTGGACTTTCTGGACTTTCGGCTGCCGGAGCAACTCTCCTACATTGAGGATGTGGTCACGGGCTTGACTGTGGCCCTGGTCACTATGCGTTTGTTTAAGGTGATGCAGTTTTCCGCCACCTTCCAAATGTTTACCAAGACAATCTCCATGGCGTGGCAGGCGCTGCTCTGCACCTTCGTAATAACCGGAATTTTCATCATCGCAATTGGCATTGCGACGGTCACCATAAATGGCAACTATACAAGTAACTTCAGGGACTTCCCCAAGGGCATTGTTACGGTCACctgctttgcttttggctaTACGAATGTGGTCTACCCTCCGGATATCTTTTACGGCGGAGAGTGGCTGGGCATCCTATTGTATACCATAATGGGCTTTGTGGTCAAGTACATGCTGATCAACTTGATTGTTTCCATGATGAGGGATCAGATGACGAGTGTCAAGACGGATAGGGATAAGAAAGTGATGCAGCGCATTACGTTCTGGCAATTCCTACGCGTTGAATATGCCGACTCCATTAACTATATCGTTAGAGTGTTTCACTGCCAAAAGGGCTACCAGCGAAAGAATCGCACAGTTTCACAGAATATCCAACGAAAACTGGATTATATTGAGCTTATGCGACGAAAGACAAAGATTAGGCCAATTTATTCCGAGAAAATCTATGTTAAGCCGATAAACAAGGAACTGGCTCAGATGAAATACAGGGAGCGGATCGAGCGAACCTTCGCTCTGGCCGCCATTCTCCACACCCAAATGGAGCTGATTGAGAGGCTCATGTTCGGCGACGAAGATGGAAACCTGCCTAGCCTAGGCCAGGATGAAGACCAGGTTCCGGAGACTAAGAAGGTCTAG
- the LOC122617319 gene encoding venom acid phosphatase Acph-1 isoform X1, translated as MPRSHFTRRHCLAMTGGLIASAVIIWCVAHSAVESTAKLYDPAADKSTLELLHVVFRHGPRTPADTYPRDPYVNETYYPFGWGQITNNGKRELFNIGTWLRKRYGKFLAPNYSPDSVHAQATGVPRTHMTMQTVLAAFFPPKGTDMDWNSRFNWQPIPVFSQELNEDTLLLVRKPCPRYFEALNEVYELPEVKAEIEPYLEMFKELEGHTGLRFKEPEDVQSLYLTLLAEQEWGLELPEWTHSYFPEKLQFLAEQSYIYNVYTPEMQKIKGGPFLKKMLDEMQQKKNGTLKPSGRKLFMYAGHDSTVVNVLSALKIWERQMPRYSSMIMFELHKNKETGNYWVEIYFRNDPKGQAQKLTLPGCEFQCPLDKLLDFAKDVVPTEADDKRCESRNEAFTEPPLRGP; from the exons ATGCCGCGCTCGCATTTCACCCGAAGGCATTGTCTCGCGATGACGGGCGGACTAATTGCATCGGCGGTCATAATCTGGTGCGTCGCTCACTCGGCGGTCGAGTCGACGGCCAAGCTCTACGATCCCGCCGCAGATAAATCCACGCTCGAGCTGCTGCATGTG GTATTCCGACATGGACCACGGACGCCGGCGGATACGTATCCCAGGGATCCCTATGTAAATGAGACCTACTATCCCTTTGGCTGGGGACAAATAACAAAT AATGGCAAACGCGAGCTGTTCAACATTGGTACTTGGCTGCGTAAGCGTTATGGCAAATTTCTGGCGCCCAACTACAGTCCCGAT TCGGTCCACGCTCAGGCGACGGGGGTTCCACGGACCCACATGACCATGCAGACCGTTTTGGCCGCCTTCTTCCCGCCGAAGGGCACCGACATGGATTGGAATAGCCGGTTTAATTGGCAGCCCATACCTGTCTTCTCCCAGGAACTCAATGAGGATACg CTTCTACTGGTGCGGAAGCCTTGCCCGCGATATTTCGAGGCCCTAAACGAGGTCTACGAGTTGCCCGAGGTGAAGGCGGAAATCGAACCCTACCTGGAGATGTTCAAAGAGCTGGAAGGGCACACGGGTCTGAGATTCAAGGAACCCGAGGACGTGCAGTCCCTATACTTGACTCTGCTCGCAGAACAGGAGTGGGGTCTGGAGTTGCCAGAGTGGACGCACTCCTACTTTCCGGAGAAACTGCAGTTTCTCGCCGAACAGAGCTACATTTACAACGTGTATACGCCCGAGATGCAGAAGATCAAGGGCGGACCCTTCCTCAAGAAAATGCTCGACGAGAtgcagcagaagaagaacGGAACCCTGAAACCCAGTGGCAGGAAGCTCTTCATGTACGCTGGTCACGACTCGACGGTGGTGAACGTTCTTTCCGCCCTGAAGATTTGGGAACGCCAGATGCCTCGCTACTCCTCGATGATCATGTTTGAGCTGCACAAAAACAAGGAGACCGGCAACTACTGGGTGGAGATCTACTTCCGCAACGATCCCAAGGGCCAGGCTCAGAAGCTCACCCTGCCAGGATGCGAGTTCCAGTGCCCCCTGGACAAGCTGCTCGATTTCGCCAAGGACGTTGTTCCCACGGAAGCGGATGACAAGCGGTGCGAGTCTCGCAATGAAGCCTTCACAGAGCCACCTCTCCGAGGGCCATAG
- the LOC122617319 gene encoding venom acid phosphatase Acph-1 isoform X2, whose amino-acid sequence MTMQTVLAAFFPPKGTDMDWNSRFNWQPIPVFSQELNEDTLLLVRKPCPRYFEALNEVYELPEVKAEIEPYLEMFKELEGHTGLRFKEPEDVQSLYLTLLAEQEWGLELPEWTHSYFPEKLQFLAEQSYIYNVYTPEMQKIKGGPFLKKMLDEMQQKKNGTLKPSGRKLFMYAGHDSTVVNVLSALKIWERQMPRYSSMIMFELHKNKETGNYWVEIYFRNDPKGQAQKLTLPGCEFQCPLDKLLDFAKDVVPTEADDKRCESRNEAFTEPPLRGP is encoded by the exons ATGACCATGCAGACCGTTTTGGCCGCCTTCTTCCCGCCGAAGGGCACCGACATGGATTGGAATAGCCGGTTTAATTGGCAGCCCATACCTGTCTTCTCCCAGGAACTCAATGAGGATACg CTTCTACTGGTGCGGAAGCCTTGCCCGCGATATTTCGAGGCCCTAAACGAGGTCTACGAGTTGCCCGAGGTGAAGGCGGAAATCGAACCCTACCTGGAGATGTTCAAAGAGCTGGAAGGGCACACGGGTCTGAGATTCAAGGAACCCGAGGACGTGCAGTCCCTATACTTGACTCTGCTCGCAGAACAGGAGTGGGGTCTGGAGTTGCCAGAGTGGACGCACTCCTACTTTCCGGAGAAACTGCAGTTTCTCGCCGAACAGAGCTACATTTACAACGTGTATACGCCCGAGATGCAGAAGATCAAGGGCGGACCCTTCCTCAAGAAAATGCTCGACGAGAtgcagcagaagaagaacGGAACCCTGAAACCCAGTGGCAGGAAGCTCTTCATGTACGCTGGTCACGACTCGACGGTGGTGAACGTTCTTTCCGCCCTGAAGATTTGGGAACGCCAGATGCCTCGCTACTCCTCGATGATCATGTTTGAGCTGCACAAAAACAAGGAGACCGGCAACTACTGGGTGGAGATCTACTTCCGCAACGATCCCAAGGGCCAGGCTCAGAAGCTCACCCTGCCAGGATGCGAGTTCCAGTGCCCCCTGGACAAGCTGCTCGATTTCGCCAAGGACGTTGTTCCCACGGAAGCGGATGACAAGCGGTGCGAGTCTCGCAATGAAGCCTTCACAGAGCCACCTCTCCGAGGGCCATAG
- the LOC122617318 gene encoding venom acid phosphatase Acph-1, which translates to MRKYLGLLLSVSCVLIARGGVMEIEVPQEVTEGPKDVSQNSVETSPPKDSVSNSTLKLVHVLFRHGPRTPVSTYPNDPYINETYEPFGWGALTNGAKVELYKIGKQLRQRYKDFLPAYYQPDVIRAQSSESPRTLMSMQMVLAGLFPPENTPMEWNQLLNWQPIPIVMEPEATDVRIRMKAPCPRYDEAVLEVIDLPEVKKLHAENSDLLQELTSRTGLNITHAHDVTNVFITLLCEQTFGLQLPPWTKDYFPEKMLPLAEKSYVYDAYTTEMRKMKGGFFVELLLQQMHARISGELQPANRKMFLSCGHDWTITNVLSALNVWQAQMPRFSALIAFELHQNSQTGEYFLEIFFQNDPNKEPQQLQIPGCEKQCPIDKLIELTNDIIPDAPYADLCRAKGTQGGVKISYH; encoded by the exons ATGCGAAAGTATCTCGGTCTGCTGCTCTCTGTGAGCTGTGTTCTGATCGCCCGCGGAGGCGTCATGGAGATTGAAGTGCCCCAGGAAGTCACTGAAGGTCCTAAGGATGTTTCGCAAAACTCAGTGGAAACAAGCCCGCCAAAGGACAGTGTCAGCAACTCAACCCTGAAGCTGGTTCACGTG CTCTTTCGTCATGGACCTCGAACTCCCGTCAGCACTTATCCCAACGATCCGTATATCAACGAAACCTACGAGCCCTTCGGATGGGGGGCGCTCACCAAC gGTGCTAAAGTGGAGCTGTATAAAATAGGCAAGCAGCTGCGGCAGCGCTATAAAGATTTCCTCCCAGCGTATTATCAGCCTGAC GTGATCCGTGCCCAATCTTCGGAGTCGCCGCGCACCTTGATGTCCATGCAAATGGTGCTCGCCGGACTCTTCCCCCCGGAGAACACTCCCATGGAGTGGAACCAGCTGCTCAACTGGCAGCCCATTCCCATTGTGATGGAACCGGAGGCAACTGACGTG CGCATTAGGATGAAGGCGCCCTGTCCCCGATACGATGAGGCGGTTCTGGAGGTGATAGACCTTCCTGAGGTTAAAAAGCTGCATGCCGAGAACTCCGACTTGCTACAGGAACTGACCAGTCGCACCGGACTCAATATTACCCACGCCCATGATGTCACCAATGTGTTCATCACCCTGCTCTGCGAACAGACTTTCGGCTTACAGCTGCCCCCGTGGACCAAGGACTACTTTCCGGAGAAGATGCTACCCCTGGCTGAGAAGTCCTATGTCTACGATGCCTACACGACCGAGATGCGCAAGATGAAAGGCGGTTTCTTCGTAGAGCTGCTTTTGCAGCAAATGCATGCCAGGATCTCCGGAGAATTGCAGCCTGCCAATCGCAAGATGTTCCTTTCCTGCGGTCACGATTGGACCATCACAAATGTGCTCTCCGCCTTGAATGTTTGGCAGGCTCAGATGCCCCGCTTCTCGGCCCTTATTGCCTTTGAGCTGCACCAAAACTCGCAGACCGGGGAGTATTTCCTGGAAATCTTCTTCCAAAATGATCCCAACAAAGAGCCTCAGCAGCTGCAGATTCCGGGCTGCGAAAAACAGTGCCCCATTGACAAGTTAATCGAACTAACCAACGACATCATTCCCGATGCACCCTATGCAGACCTGTGCAGGGCTAAGGGAACTCAGGGGGGAGTTAAGATAAGCTATCACTAG
- the LOC122617317 gene encoding prostatic acid phosphatase: MIFGRWTRKQMLTMCGLGAGLLGLVIVIGVLNSGVSSKDLDRKEASRSKCFKTRPNTTHSTLELVHIVFRHGIRTPVDTYPKDPYANDDFKPTGWGHVTNSGKRELFEMGRWLNRRYGDFMGSYYRPDRLHAQATASPRAMMSLQTTLASMFEPRGTPMEWNKHLNWQPIPIVSEPLDEDSLLLVRTPCPRYFEALEEVFKRPEVIAETEPYEQMFNELTNLTGKAIRSAEDINSLYITLLAEQEFGYKLPDWAKDYFPDRMQFLAEQSYVYNAYTPEMQKIKGGPFLNRMYKEMVAKRAGTLSPKDRRMFIYTGHDWTVGNILMALGVWKRQMPRFAVMAIFETHRDRKTGEYYVEIFLRNDEHGCLEQLQLKDCDRRCSLDRLMKLSADVLPTDPAEQRCRPHDANFVEPPPRVIDQNGR, from the exons ATGATATTCGGTCGGTGGACGCGAAAACAAATGCTCACAATGTGCGGCTTGGGAGCTGGCCTTCTGGGCCTTGTGATTGTGATCGGTGTGCTCAACAGCGGCGTGTCCTCGAAGGACCTCGACCGGAAGGAGGCATCCAGATCGAAGTGCTTCAAGACTCGTCCCAACACCACGCACTCCACCTTGGAATTGGTGCACATTGTGTTCAGACATGGCATTCGCACCCCAGTGGACACTTATCCCAAGGATCCCTACGCAAACGACGACTTCAAGCCAACGGGCTGGGGACATGTGACTAAT TCAGGAAAACGAGAACTCTTCGAAATGGGTCGCTGGCTGAATCGGCGGTACGGCGATTTCATGGGTTCCTATTACAGACCGGAT CGCCTGCATGCCCAAGCCACTGCCTCTCCGAGGGCCATGATGTCCTTACAAACAACGCTGGCCAGCATGTTCGAGCCACGGGGAACCCCCATGGAGTGGAATAAGCACCTCAACTGGCAGCCCATTCCAATCGTGTCGGAGCCCCTGGATGAGGACTCG CTCCTGCTGGTGCGCACTCCCTGTCCCCGCTACTTTGAAGCCCTGGAGGAGGTCTTCAAGAGACCGGAAGTCATCGCCGAAACGGAGCCCTACGAGCAAATGTTCAACGAGCTGACAAATCTGACTGGAAAGGCGATCCGGAGTGCCGAGGATATCAACTCCCTCTACATAACCCTCCTGGCCGAGCAGGAATTCGGCTACAAGTTGCCCGACTGGGCCAAGGATTACTTCCCCGATCGCATGCAGTTTCTGGCCGAGCAGAGTTACGTCTACAATGCCTACACCCCCGAGATGCAGAAGATCAAGGGCGGACCGTTTCTGAATAGGATGTACAAGGAGATGGTTGCCAAGAGGGCGGGCACCCTGAGTCCCAAGGACCGCCGAATGTTCATATACACGGGCCACGACTGGACCGTCGGCAATATCCTTATGGCCCTGGGTGTGTGGAAGCGCCAGATGCCGCGGTTCGCGGTGATGGCCATTTTCGAGACGCATAGGGATAGGAAAACCGGAGAATACTATGTGGAG ATCTTCCTCCGCAACGACGAGCACGGCTGTCTGGAGCAGCTCCAGCTGAAAGACTGCGACCGCCGGTGTTCACTGGACCGCCTCATGAAGCTGAGTGCCGACGTGCTGCCCACGGATCCGGCGGAGCAGAGGTGCCGGCCACATGACGCGAACTTCGTGGAGCCACCACCGCGCGTAATCGATCAGAATGGCCGTTAG